The following coding sequences are from one Schizosaccharomyces osmophilus chromosome 1, complete sequence window:
- the coq4 gene encoding ubiquinone biosynthesis protein Coq4, translating to MSIYFKRLNIAVTRPYSRSLFTSAERKPNYPGHVPLSPLQRIFLVAGSAIMGLKAPWRGDMISILGDSSGQPFFLRRLLNQMLADETGRHILMEKPRISSKSLNLPFLRTLPLNTLGRIYVDWIDREHVSPDTRSPTRYVDDPEEAYVMQRYRECHDFYHALCHMPTNIEGELAIKWLEFVNMGLPVGALSALFGPLRLNYSQAAAFRKNYIPWAVRNGLVAKTLINVYWEKELTQDINEVRKKIGIEAAPALH from the exons ATGagtatatattttaaacGTTTGAATATTGCCGTAACACGGCCTTACAGTCGTTCACTGTTTACATCGGCAG aaaggaaaccaaattaCCCCGGTCATGTTCCATTGTCTCCTTTACAAAGAATCTTTCTTGTTGCTGGTTCTGCAATAATGGGGTTGAAGGCACCCTGGCGAGGAG ACATGATTTCCATATTAGGAGACTCATCTGGTCAGCCATTTTTCTTACGACGTTTGCTGAATCAAATGCTTGCTGATGAAACAGGCCGCCATATTTTAATGGAAAAACCTCGTATAAGTTCAAAGTCCTTAAATCTTCCATTTTTAAGGACACTTCCATTAAACACATTAGGACGTATATACGTTGACTGGATTGACAGAGAACATGTAAGCCCTGACACTCGTTCCCCCACACGATATGTAGATGATCCAGAAGAAGCATACGTTATGCAAAGATACCGTGAGTGCCATGACTTCTATCATGCACTTTGCCATATGCCTACAAACATTGAAGGAGAACTCGCTATAAAATG GCTCGAATTTGTTAACATGGGCTTACCTGTCGGTGCTTTATCTGCTTTGTTTGGTCCTCTTCGGTTAAATTATAGCCAGGCAGCTGCATTTCGTAAAAATTACATTCCATGGGCTGTCCGTAATGGGCTTGTCGCTAAAACATTAATAAATGTCTATTGGGAGAAAGAACTCACCCAAGACATTAATGAGGtccgaaaaaaaattggaattgAAGCAGCTCCTGCTTTGCATTAA
- the csn5 gene encoding COP9/signalosome complex protease subunit Csn5, with translation MDDTSFMDIYQFDEEKERKVLREAPWKHDPFYFKSVHIDAVALLKMLRHVSQGMPLEVMGYVQGKVKDNKLIVLDAFALPVKGTETRVNAHEEADEYSVQYQTLCKSVHRYENVIGWYHSHPNYGCWLSGVDVETQKQNQRFQDPFVAIVIDPKRSLESHYVDIGAFRTHPENMNRYKYSSKSKDTFLYENLPSSKVVDAGAHADAYYSLPITYFHSPAEKKVTEFLKTKKWSETISSPSIIEDPMFFKKSENSLLESIVQATVKHPASTVHASEHTKPYYREATSFLSQLELQDRLFKK, from the exons ATGGACGACACTTCTTTTATGGACATTTATcaatttgatgaagaaaaagaaagaaaagttttgcGCGAAGCACCATGGAAACACGA tccattttatttcaaatccGTACATATCGATGCTGTTgctcttttaaaaatgctGCGACATGTGTCGCAAGGGATGCCATTAGAGGTTATGGGCTATGTGCAAGGCAAGGTAAAAGACAACAAGTTAATCGTCTTAGACGCATTTGCTCTTCCAGTTAAAGGGACGGAGACTCGTGTAAATGCCCATGAAGAAGCCGATGAATATAGTGTTCAATACCAAACATTGTGTAAATCTGTGCATCGCTATGAAAATGTAATCGGTTGGTACCATTCTCATCCAAATTATGGTTGCTGGCTTTCCGGTGTTGACGTTGAAAcacaaaagcaaaaccaGCGTTTTCAAGATCCATTTGTTGCTATAGTCATTGATCCCAAACGTTCTTTGGAATCACATTACGTCGACATTGGTGCTTTTCGCACTCATCCAGAAAATATGAACAGATATAAATATTCTTCTAAAAGCAAAGACACGTTTCTCTACGAAAATCTACCTTCCTCCAAAGTCGTCGACGCCGGTGCCCATGCCGACGCCTATTATTCCTTACCCATCACGTATTTTCATTCCCCTGCAGAAAAGAAGGTTACAGAATTTctaaaaacgaaaaaatgGTCCGAAACCATATCCAGTCCGTCAATCATAGAG GACCcaatgtttttcaaaaaatcgGAAAATTCGCTCTTAGAATCGATTGTACAGGCAACTGTAAAGCATCCAGCATCTACCGTTCATGCTTCTGAGCATACGAAACCATATTATAGGGAAGCCACCTCATTTTTGTCTCAGCTAGAGCTTCAAGATcgattattcaaaaaatga
- the mcp1 gene encoding microtubule binding protein Mcp1 — translation MTDDEFLMSLEKYYNELNQLSSDLDIPFNLTIFRGLILNKISEHSLGLKKELQDIKTKCDKLSYHLCELCRSLGGTQHFQNELPSEKYYQHLLSLHGEIQKEYDSRLQLVTEIKNKVSYHLSSLGENSEGLFLDNSSFVDVSDSQIEHLRRLQEKVGKKYQSRKEMLLSKKSEILPLEKHISTKIKIDTNNLSTDYLKRINEYKGRLDYLAQKRENTSSRLSVRSDSRISVKSPSSNTNSPRLASGKKTKEPSSPSLTVKYRTEYESLLKRYLHLAKSLFIPKKDLLFNETEENQKKDDILEILNKLKQEIHNLEVETHLRGEINPMIRKYLALEARLLKESQTVKGSSTPTSKPFTLKRLKKDFQLTRANLIYSLRNWEEENERKITVFGKPLSDRLQFYSFPLQRSSSKRQNVPNCDQDSSSPQTNGSHQEMTTDAVYQNDIRSSLHINNNASSPKIGSVQRFTYPSSLEKVQRNNTPLKSPKKADSSEQIDENDLDAGSLQSQVEAQYNHFMSANNISEPASMTSPSGSLREMIQPYIPPKGSLTGSSTPENHLLMPSTKNTDINSYLGKMSSHEEDRLCKRLDSFSFSKDIISKKLRNNIHGLHFSTPTKDDTKDLTSRED, via the exons atgaCAGATGATGAATTTCTAATGTCGCTTGAGAAATATTACAATGAGTTAAACCAGCTTTCATCTGATCTTGATATCCCCTTCAATTTGACAATTTTCAGAGGTCTTATCCTCAATAAAATATCAGAACATTCTTTAGGTCTGAAGAAAGAACTGCAGGATATAAAGACAAAATGTGACAAACTCTCCTATCATCTTTGTGAACTTTGCAGGTCTTTAGGAGGAACACAGCATTTTCAAAACGAATTACCCTCAGAAAAATACTACCAGCATTTACTTTCGTTGCATGGGGAGattcaaaaggaatatgACTCTAGGCTTCAGCTAGTAACGG aaataaaaaacaaagtatcGTATCATTTGTCTTCTCTTGGTGAAAATTCTGAAGGATTGTTTTTGGAtaattcctcttttgtagATGTTTCAGACTCACAGATTGAACACTTGAGGCGTCTGCAAGAAAAAGTGGGAAAGAAATACCAGTCAAGAAAAGAGATGTTGTTAAGCAAGAAAAGCGAGATTCTACCTTTGGAAAAGCATATATCGACGAAAATCAAGATAGACACCAACAATTTATCGACAgattatttgaaaagaatcaacGAGTACAAGGGGAGATTGGACTACTTGGCtcaaaagagagaaaataCTTCAAGTCGATTAAGTGTTCGCTCCGATTCGAGGATTAGTGTAAAATCTCCGAGTTCTAATACAAACTCGCCTAGACTAGCTAGCGGAAAG aaaacaaaagagcCTTCAAGTCCTTCTTTGACTGTGAAGTACCGTACAGAATATGAATCTTTATTGAAGCGCTATCTGCATCTTGCGAAATCGCTGtttattccaaaaaaagatttattatttaatgaaactgaagaaaaccaaaagaaggatgaCATTCtggaaattttgaataaacTCAAGCAGGAAATTCACAATTTGGAAGTAGAAACCCATCTTCGAGGCGAAATTAATCCAATGATTCGAAAGTATCTAGCATTGGAGGCTAGATTATTGAAAGAATCGCAGACTGTTAAAGGTTCATCAACCCCAACTTCAAAACCTTTTACTTTAAAAAGGctgaaaaaggattttcaGCTTACGCGTGCAAATTTGATCTATTCATTAAGGAAttgggaagaagaaaatgaaagaaaaataacagTTTTCGGGAAACCATTGTCGGATAGATTACAGTTTTATTCATTCCCTTTGCAACGTTCTTCTAGTAAAAGACAGAATGTTCCAAATTGTGACCAAGATTCGTCCTCTCCTCAAACCAATGGGTCTCATCAGGAAATGACAACGGATGCTGTTTATCAAAATGATATTAGAAGCTCATTACATATTAACAATAATGCGTCCAGTCCAAAAATTGGTTCCGTTCAAAGGTTTACATATCCTTCTTCCCTAGAAAAAGTTCAGCGAAACAATACGCCATTAAAATCACCCAAGAAAGCTGATTCGTCTGAACAAATTGACGAGAACGACTTGGATGCCGGAAGTCTCCAAAGCCAGGTTGAAGCTCAATATAACCACTTCATGTCAGCCAACAATATAAGTGAGCCAGCCTCTATGACATCGCCCTCTGGATCACTCCGAGAAATGATTCAACCATATATCCCTCCAAAAGGAAGTCTCACCGGCTCCAGTACTCCAGAGAATCACCTTTTAATGCCATCCACCAAGAACACCGACATCAACTCCTACCTTGGAAAGATGAGTAGTCATGAAGAAGATCGTCTCTGCAAACGGCTagattcattttcattctcAAAAGAcataatttcaaaaaaactGAGAAACAACATTCATGGATTGCACTTTTCCACCCCGACTAAAGATGATACAAAGGACCTTACAAGTAGAGAAGACTGA
- the spb1 gene encoding rRNA methyltransferase Spb1, whose amino-acid sequence MGKIHKKSAKGRLDKWYKLAKEQGYRSRAAFKLVQLNQKFSFLEKAKVVIDLCAAPGGWLQVASRACKPGSLLVGVDLAPIRAIPNCQTFVEDITSDKCRSQLRGVLKTWKADVVLHDGAPNVGAAWLQDAYGQAELVLMSMKLACEFLVPGGTFVTKVFRSRDYNNLLWVFKQLFNKVDATKPPSSRNVSAEIFVVCRGYKAPQKLDPRFTDPRAVFEEVAEPTPNVEAKVFEPEKKKRNREGYADNDYTLHKTVPASDFVSGNDPIQVLGTSAEIVFPEEDEDSQRLKNLEITDEDVLIYCSDLQVLGKKDFRDLLKWRLRARSELGLGKRPENEEKTVVEEIPQVDEETQMDQELQHLNEAERIKVKRERRRANKHKQREIIRMQMGMEAPMEIGMEQSEMGEDSMFGLSTAEKHGLGKLTDASAPEIPATEEEDETLGESEEEYDSEDEQERLEAELDSMYSQYTVRKAESDVNYKVKRSRGDANDEEWEGIQQPTSDSEEDESKTASEEGGERLLTSLDKNDSGKNGLSKKASLFFDQDIFDGIGDDGDADKEIVTMNAAAKEERLAPTENEDESFDEEKRTRKDDIEMVPSISAEEKEDDWDSDSDNEGENVDIVTAEAMTLAQEIASRRKTKSDLIDDGYNRWSFQPKDGLPDWFIDEENHHNKPNKPITKDAVLALREKMKTINARPIKKILEAQGRKKMRTVRRMQNVSKKAEGITESGEMTEGEKSKEISRLMSRAMKSKPKQKPALVVAKGANRGIQSRPKGVKGKYKMVDSRMKKDLRAQKRLDKKKRK is encoded by the exons ATGggaaaaattcataaaaagtcGGCGAAGG GACGTTTGGATAAGTGGTATAAGCTTGCCAAAG AACAGGGGTACCGCTCTCGTGCTGCGTTCAAGTTAGTCCAATTGAACCAGAAGTTTAGCTTCTTAGAAAAGGCTAAAGTGGTCATTGACCTTTGCGCTGCTCCTGGTGGTTGGCTACAAGTAGCTTCTAGAGCATGCAAGCCTGGTTCTTTACTTGTCGGTGTTGACTTGGCTCCTATCAGAGCTATTCCAAATTGCCAAACGTTCGTAGAAGACATTACTTCTGATAAATGTCGCTCACAATTACGAGGTGTTTTAAAGACATGGAAGGCGGATGTGGTTCTTCACGACGGTGCTCCAAATGTTGGTGCTGCATGGTTACAAGATGCTTATGGTCAAGCAGAGTTGGTATTGATGTCCATGAAGCTTGCCTGCGAATTTTTGGTCCCCGGTGGTACATTCGTCACTAAGGTTTTCCGTTCCCGTGACTACAACAATCTTTTATGGGTATTTAAGCAACTTTTCAACAAAGTTGATGCTACAAAACCCCCTTCTTCACGTAATGTGTCTGCAGAAATTTTCGTTGTTTGCAGAGGTTATAAGGCTCCGCAAAAGTTGGATCCCCGTTTTACTGATCCACGTGCTGTGTTCGAGGAAGTTGCAGAGCCAACTCCAAACGTAGAGGCGAAGGTCTTCGAAcctgaaaagaaaaaaaggaatcgtGAGGGTTATGCCGATAATGACTATACTCTTCACAAAACTGTACCAGCATCAGATTTCGTGTCAGGAAATGATCCAATTCAGGTCTTGGGTACTTCTGCGGAAATTGTCTTTCcggaagaagatgaagattctCAACGCTTAAAAAATCTGGAAATAACGGATGAAGATGTGTTGATTTACTGCTCTGATTTACAAGTTTTAGGCAAGAAAGACTTCCGTGATCTACTAAAATGGCGACTTAGAGCTCGCAGCGAGTTGGGTCTAGGCAAGCGCCCcgaaaacgaagaaaagacTGTTGTAGAAGAGATTCCCCAAGTTGACGAAGAAACGCAAATGGATCAGGAATTACAACATTTGAATGAAGCTGAACGCATTAAAGTTAAGCGCGAGCGACGTAGGGCTAATAAGcataaacaaagagaaatcATCAGAATGCAGATGGGGATGGAGGCCCCTATGGAAATTGGTATGGAGCAAAGTGAAATGGGAGAAGACAGCATGTTCGGATTGTCTACAGCAGAAAAACACGGCCTTGGTAAACTAACTGATGCTTCCGCTCCGGAAATTCCTGCTacggaagaagaagatgagaCTTTAGGGGAgagtgaagaagaatacGATAGCGAGGATGAGCAGGAACGCCTCGAAGCTGAGTTGGACTCTATGTATTCTCAGTACACCGTAAGGAAAGCAGAATCAGACGTTAATTATAAAGTTAAACGATCCAGAGGTGATGCTAATGATGAGGAGTGGGAAGGAATCCAGCAACCGACTAGTGACAGTGAAGAAGACGAATCGAAAACTGCTTCAGAAGAAGGAGGCGAGCGTCTTCTTACTTCTCTTGACAAAAATGATTCGGGTAAAAATGGTTTGAGTAAGAAAgcttctcttttctttgatcAAGATATTTTCGATGGTATCGGTGACGATGGCGATGCTGATAAGGAAATTGTCACCATGAATGCTGCTgctaaagaagaaagattaGCTCCAACggaaaatgaagatgaaagctttgatgaagaaaaaaggactCGAAAGGATGATATTGAAATGGTTCCTTCTATTTCTGCCGAAGAAAAGGAGGACGATTGGGATTCAGATTCTGACAATGAAGGCGAAAACGTTGACATTGTAACAGCGGAAGCAATGACTTTAGCACAAGAAATTGCTTCTCGCAGAAAGACGAAATCAGATCTCATCGATGATGGATACAACCGTTGGTCATTCCAGCCTAAGGATGGTCTTCCAGATTGGTttattgatgaagaaaatcacCACAACAAGCCAAATAAACCTATTACTAAAGACGCTGTTCTGGCTTTGCGCGAGAAGATGAAGACTATTAATGCTCGTCCCATCAAAAAGATTCTTGAAGCACAAGGTCGTAAAAAGATGCGTACTGTCAGACGTATGCAGAATGTTTCTAAGAAGGCTGAGGGTATTACTGAGAGTGGTGAAATGACTGAGGGTGAAAAATCTAAGGAGATTTCCCGCCTCATGAGCCGTGCAATGAAATCGAAGCCCAAACAAAAACCGGCACTCGTTGTTGCTAAAGGTGCTAACAGAGGTATCCAATCTCGTCCAAAGGGTGTCAAAGgtaaatataaaatggTGGATTCTCGTATGAAGAAGGATCTTCGTGCGCAAAAGCGTCTTGATAAGAAAAAACGTAAATAA
- a CDS encoding ENTH/VHS domain-containing protein → MSIHTSSLQNDERDINVSSPIERKSFFSASHLPFHQLQRASVRYHNGNYVPKTPSIPKHQRLYVNVDPTNQLEPLAAAKASVSSSSEHLKIINGRKDQFGVTDVDRYSKNHNAFLGSSSKTSGFASNAAAVAASNLSSSQSPTTPKSSTGTRFEAFSLNSKQLPKKISTSGSEVNDPLVVNAKKAPVSVPSTSRKPVRIKNQQSTVGSTNSNSTPYLEIQKPISKNEDYTRKTRSSYLTHKSLDHTYKASKSAYKYPNSNFGRNSEVSDGNQSPLETGNALCQSNAAVGSKEDDSISNSSFVKKAAKFSLKSSYSEGNDDVKIPKDEQSLLAPKNSQRSPHASLGGNFLPAATTTLQKQASNDRISDESNTSSVRAPVRNAAVIACNLSHNLKKDTGNTSQHSTLPSKNFKPKPKEIEISHSIPYAASTKTLLSSSEKKVQPQSSNLIPNAIPLAAARKIAISAKHSLQRLKDSHFNHSSALLFAFHAATQVSGAKSEAAFDNNPPYRDPPNVISSAHIAANQATNEKKDIPLRLSISSDPLGAIPIAIENKNSAALLNPSKPYRSSLGYSSPLFSRQNSPSEDVFYDAVDDEHTLDPPPAISEVLCDLPHNTEELTKTPMNGEVDKLGNYTDTESSEDRPSVATENPISSFKNSILNFSNDTAKALKWRLSGVLQPEKTIGPNLFYLHRDALDSSSAVHAAAIADRSFPVVQEKPPPLKTKALKKPSPHTLRRPTKKKYFFSKRSNGRFKNARVSRISKNVDIPRFVIDENRRKLYEGLWAANKGYLLRDSDVVYPENYVCDIVVRELWSRCGAPTSVLSVIYNLVDRSHFHMLNREEFIVGLFLIDQYLTGRKLPLKVPDSVWISSKRMGEMLWRLEQLQMKTRKKKNRFKRKVYKGLKWEFGSDQEDKGEEETATG, encoded by the coding sequence ATGAGTATTCACACTTCCTCATTGCAAAATGATGAACGAGACATAAATGTATCGTCTCCCATAGAAaggaaatcttttttttctgcttcaCATCTCCCATTTCATCAGCTTCAACGCGCTTCTGTCCGGTATCACAACGGTAATTACGTTCCTAAAACACCTTCCATTCCGAAACACCAGCGTCTTTATGTAAACGTCGATCCTACAAACCAGCTTGAGCCTCTTGCTGCTGCAAAAGCCAGCGTTTCCTCGTCCAGCGAGCACTTGAAGATCATAAACGGACGAAAAGATCAATTTGGTGTAACAGATGTCGATCGTTACAGCAAGAATCATAACGCTTTTTTGGGATCTTCCTCCAAAACGTCAGGGTTTGCATCCAACGCTGCAGCAGTAGCTGCCTCAAATTTATCATCTTCACAATCCCCAACTACACCAAAATCTAGCACTGGAACGCGTTTTGaagccttttctttaaattcgAAACAGCTTCCCAAGAAAATTTCCACATCCGGTTCTGAAGTCAATGACCCGCTCGTCGTCAACGCCAAGAAAGCCCCCGTTTCTGTACCATCTACCAGTCGAAAGCCCGTtcgaataaaaaatcaacaaagTACCGTAGGATCTACCAACAGCAATTCTACTCCTTATTTGGAAATTCAGAAACCGATTTCGAAAAACGAAGATTATACTAGGAAAACGAGGTCTTCTTATTTGACGCACAAGTCACTGGATCATACCTATAAGGCATCAAAATCTGCGTATAAGTATCCAAATTCAAACTTTGGTAGAAATTCGGAAGTGTCTGATGGTAATCAAAGTCCCCTTGAAACAGGGAATGCTCTTTGCCAATCAAACGCTGCTGTAGGAAGCAAGGAAGACGACTCcatttcaaattcttcttttgtcaAAAAAGCAGCAAAATTCAGTTTAAAGTCCTCGTACTCCGAAGGTAATGATGATGTGAAAATACCAAAAGACGAACAAAGTCTGCTAGCTCCAAAGAATTCTCAGCGTTCACCGCATGCAAGTTTAGGTGGAAATTTTTTGCCTGCTGCAACCACCACTTTACAAAAACAGGCTTCTAATGATCGAATTAGTGATGAAAGTAATACCTCTTCTGTACGAGCACCAGTTCGAAACGCTGCTGTGATCGCATGTAATTTATCTCATAatctaaaaaaagacaCAGGAAATACTTCTCAACACAGCACTTTGCCgtcaaagaattttaaaCCAAAACCGAAGGAAATAGAAATATCTCATTCTATTCCATATGCCGCTTCTACTAaaactttgctttcatcTTCAGAGAAAAAAGTACAACCTCAGAGCAGTAACCTCATACCTAATGCGATACCTTTAGCTGCCGCCCGAAAAATTGCAATATCCGCTAAACATAGCTTGCAAAGACTGAAGGATTCTCATTTTAATCACAGCAGTGCTTTACTTTTCGCATTTCATGCGGCTACTCAAGTTTCTGGTGCCAAAAGTGAAGCAGCTTTTGATAATAATCCCCCATACCGCGATCCTCCTAATGTTATTTCATCAGCTCATATTGCTGCTAATCAAGCaacaaacgaaaagaaggaCATTCCTTTACGGTTATCTATATCAAGCGACCCTTTAGGTGCGATTCCTATAGctattgaaaacaaaaacagcGCCGCGCTTCTCAATCCATCAAAACCTTACCGTTCTTCTCTTGGTTATTCAAGCCCATTGTTCAGTCGCCAAAATTCACCTAGCGAGGACGTCTTTTATGATGCTGTTGATGATGAACATACGTTGGATCCTCCTCCCGCTATTTCAGAAGTATTATGTGATTTACCTCATAATACCGAGGAGCTTACAAAAACGCCTATGAATGGTGAAGTCGATAAATTAGGCAACTACACGGATACGGAGAGTTCTGAGGACAGACCATCAGTTGCTACAGAAAATCCTATATCTAGTTTTAAGAATTCAATCTTAAATTTCTCAAACGATACCGCTAAAGCATTGAAATGGCGATTATCAGGTGTATTGCAACCCGAGAAAACGATTGGAccaaatttgttttatttacatcGTGACGCTTTAGATTCTTCATCGGCTGTTCACGCAGCAGCTATTGCAGATAGATCATTTCCCGTTGTTCAGGAGAAACCACCACCTTTAAAAACGAAAGCACTGAAAAAACCGTCACCGCATACGTTAAGGAGACCAACtaaaaagaagtattttTTCTCAAAACGAAGCAACGGTAGATTTAAAAATGCTAGGGTATCCCGGATTTCCAAGAATGTTGATATTCCTCGTTTCGTGATTGATGAAAACAGACGAAAATTGTACGAAGGCTTGTGGGCAGCAAATAAAGGGTATCTTTTACGCGACAGTGATGTAGTCTATCCGGAAAACTATGTTTGCGACATAGTAGTCCGCGAGCTATGGTCAAGATGTGGTGCTCCTACAAGTGTTCTATCAGTTATTTATAATCTTGTGGATCGAAGCCATTTTCACATGTTAAACCGAGAAGAGTTTATAGTTGGTCTGTTTTTGATAGATCAGTATCTTACCGGCAGAAAACTGCCATTAAAAGTACCTGATTCTGTTTGGATTAGCAGTAAAAGGATGGGAGAGATGCTTTGGCGTCTCGAACAGCTGCAAATGAAAacgagaaagaaaaagaatcgtTTTAAGAGAAAAGTATATAAAGGCCTCAAATGGGAATTCGGTTCGGATCAAGAGGACAAGGGCGAGGAAGAAACAGCTACAGGATAA